The sequence below is a genomic window from Terriglobia bacterium.
TTCAAAGTTCTGATTAATGAAGAAAACCCTGATGAATTCCCATCCGTTGAAGGCGGTGCAGAGCAGATACCAGGGACCCGCAAGGGCGGCCGCGATCCACAGCCCTTTCGGGTACCAGTTTTTCCACTCATCCCGTCTGCCCCGCAGCAGGAGAAAGCCTGCCAGCGAAATCGCCGGCAGCACCAGAGCGACCGGACCCTTGGCCAGCACTCCCAAACCCAGCGACGCGTAAAACCCGTAAAAATACCAGCGCCGCTTTTCGGTCGTTTCGTTGAAACCGGCCAGAAAAAATACCAGCGCCATCGTCAGACATGCGGTGAGAGGCATATCCATCGACGCGGCCCGCGCGAACGCGAAGGCTCCGATCGAGGTGAGAAAGATCATGGCCGCAAGAAAACCGGTTGCGCGATTCCACAGTTTCCGCCCGCACCAGTAGACGAAAAAGACGCAGATCGTTGCTCCGAAGGCGGATGCGAATCTTGCTCCCGCTTCGTTCTGGCCGAGTATTTTGTAGCCCGCGGCCGCGAGCCAGTACATCAAGGGAGGCTTCTCGAACCACGCCATACCGAACAGACGGGGTGTAATGTAGTCGCCCGACGCCAGCATCTCGCGGGCGATTGCCGCATACCTGGGCTCGTCCGGCCCGATCAGACCGATGCCGCCCAGCGCGTAGAAAAAGAACACGTAGCAGAGAACCGCCAGGACCCCGATGATGATGTGATCGAAATACGGACGCAGCGTGGGTTTCATGCGATGACTAACTTCTGAATTATGCCAAAATACCAGCGTGCGCGGAGGCGTAAAAGAACTCGCCGAGTACGGCCTTGCCCTGGCGCTGATCAAGACGTTCGGCGCCCTGCCGCGTCCGGTCGCCTATCCCGCCGCCAGGATCATTGGCAGGCTTGGTTTTCATCTCGCCCGGCGGCAGAGGCAGGCGGGCCTTCACAATCTCCGGATGGCCTTCCCGGACATGAGCGAAAGCGAGCGCGAACGCATTCTGCGGGGCTGCTTTCAAAACCTCGGGCGGCTGCTGGTCGAGTTCACACACTTCCCCGAACTGAACAAAACCAACATTTCAGAATTTGTCGTGCACGACGGGCTCGAGAACTATCTCGACGGGCTGCGGCGTGGACGCGGGGTGATCTTCATGACGGCGCATTTCGGCGCCTGGGAACTCAGCTCGTTCGCGCATGCCCTCTACGGATACCCTCTAAAATTCATCGTGCGGACGCTCGACAACAAACGCGTCGAAGGGCTCATTTCGAGCTACCGCACCGCCAGCGGGAACCTGCCGATCGACCGGCGGAACGCCGGCCGCGACGTTTTGAAAGCATTGCGGCAGAACCAAGCCGTCGGCATCCTCTTCGATCAGAACACCACGCGCAGCGAGGGCGTTTTCGCCGGCTTTTTCGATACTCCCGCAGCGACAACTCCGGCAATCGCGTTATTCGCGTTGAGGACGGGAGCGGCTGTCGTTCCAGGATTCCTGATCTGGGACACGGCATTGCAGAAGCATCGGCTGCGTCTCGACCCGCCGGTCGAGTTGATCGATACGGGCGACCTCGATCGAGACGTCCTGGAAAACACGAAGCTGTTCAACAAAATCCTGGAAAGCTACATTCGGCAATACCCGGACCAGTGGTTGTGGATTCACCGCCGCTGGAAAACTCGGCCGGAAGGGGAGCCTCCAATTTATTAATCTATTGCATCATTCGAGGTTGCTGCATTTCTATATTTGAAATGAAACAACTTCGAATGATGCAATGATGCAATTAAATCTTACCTTCCCAAGGGCTGCCCGTAAGCCATGCTCTCCAGGCGGGCAATGCGGTCTTCTAATGGAGGATGCGTACTGAACAGATTCGTCATTCCGCCGCCGTGGAGCGGATTCACAATAAA
It includes:
- a CDS encoding glycosyltransferase family 39 protein, with translation MKPTLRPYFDHIIIGVLAVLCYVFFFYALGGIGLIGPDEPRYAAIAREMLASGDYITPRLFGMAWFEKPPLMYWLAAAGYKILGQNEAGARFASAFGATICVFFVYWCGRKLWNRATGFLAAMIFLTSIGAFAFARAASMDMPLTACLTMALVFFLAGFNETTEKRRWYFYGFYASLGLGVLAKGPVALVLPAISLAGFLLLRGRRDEWKNWYPKGLWIAAALAGPWYLLCTAFNGWEFIRVFFINQNFERFTSSIHGHGRPIYFFLPVLLLLTFPWTFVLISAVRRAFARNDHILLWWAVVPFVFFSLSGSKL
- a CDS encoding lysophospholipid acyltransferase family protein, encoding MRGGVKELAEYGLALALIKTFGALPRPVAYPAARIIGRLGFHLARRQRQAGLHNLRMAFPDMSESERERILRGCFQNLGRLLVEFTHFPELNKTNISEFVVHDGLENYLDGLRRGRGVIFMTAHFGAWELSSFAHALYGYPLKFIVRTLDNKRVEGLISSYRTASGNLPIDRRNAGRDVLKALRQNQAVGILFDQNTTRSEGVFAGFFDTPAATTPAIALFALRTGAAVVPGFLIWDTALQKHRLRLDPPVELIDTGDLDRDVLENTKLFNKILESYIRQYPDQWLWIHRRWKTRPEGEPPIY